In Cercospora beticola chromosome 3, complete sequence, the following proteins share a genomic window:
- a CDS encoding uncharacterized protein (BUSCO:EOG09264RJ7) encodes MLSILRKARLKDKEMRILMLGLDNAGKTTIVKKIMDEDVTEVSPTLGFIIKTIDYEGYKLNIWDVGGQKTLRTYWKNYFEKTDTLIWVVDATDRERLGDCRDELKGLLLQERLMGASLLIFKNKSDIEGSMTEDEVRQGLQLDNIRTHKWHILPCSAMTGFNLQTGLQWVVKDAKDRLFLY; translated from the exons ATGCTGTCGATACTGCGCAAGGCGCGTCTCAAAGACAAGGAGATGCGGATTTTGATGCT TGGTCTTGATAATGCAGGCAAGACAACGATTGTGAAGAAGATCATGGATGAGGATGTCACGGAAGTCAGTCCAACTCTTGGTTTTATCATCAAAACAATTGACTACGAGGG ATACAAACTAAACATTT GGGATGTTGGAGGCCAGAAAACACTTCGAACGTACTGGAAGAACTATTTCGAAAAGACAGACACTCTCATCTGGGTTGTTGATGCCACAGATAGAGAGCGGCTCGGAGATTGTAGAGACGAGCTCAAAGGCCTTCTCCTGCAAGAA CGTCTTATGGGAGCGTCTCTGCTCATTTTCAAGAACAAGAGCGATATTGAGGGCTCCATGACAGAGGACGAGGTTCGACAG GGACTTCAACTGGACAACATCCGTACACACAAGTGGCACATCCTGCCTTGCTCGGCCATGACAGGATTCAATCTGCAAACTGGACTTCAATGGGTCGTGAAGGATGCGAAGGACAGGCTGTTCCTTTACTGA
- a CDS encoding uncharacterized protein (BUSCO:EOG09263CAC), which yields MQQQQTLASDAYPSSNKGSSWLARVSHRASHLPVGSSSSSRPPLSLRPTPSATSTSAGASPVLPLGTFASSGFADSLEQQLYAVQQRNSLDHEKDQRPAAAASPTETEFQATPIDASFGDRIDQQHSGRTSSDLPIFPTQQRSRSGTVTREDKPLPAQPAHAHEHKDSGMDKYTRQAGDSAYDSDAEADDEFERSVFTSPNVGTHFDEQSDHPSDSEDDQSLLDGEDTPTTQGWADRDGRSPTGKVTQWNEEEVADYIAALSPALKQYGQQFVEEGVNGEALIALGHDELRELGVASVGHRLTILKAVYEQKMRAGVKIEEGDYVPLSAEGEKAEMNATQDDIARIIESLRQRDQRIQSAEAELKAMRDYLERISDENRKLREETLPIMRLVKDQRTPLPDPAGGTIPSPRETDPANRLMEQIQNKGSSLSRKFSTKKLFLNKDGTKQNSPTHPPQTREVRDDGGGHLEASAAAMAASSHLTASMTSQASPNSIHGQQLSPTSPAYSTHPPPSTTARSFPQHNPRAYSTDNDASYANNHYSQASTLNEDSGRSLRQQDRARRQAPTPSPREEATPDAGKDRDNPQVEIFKSFRVSIDDPCRVVLPVALKRYNITDDWRQYALYIVHGDQERCLGLEEKPLLLFKQLDKEGRKPMFMLRRHASPQEGWSNTSGSGAPAHAQEPKQVPGGVL from the exons atgcagcagcagcagacgctcGCCAGTGATGCATATCCCTCCTCCAACAAAGGATCCTCTTGGCTCGCGCGCGTCTCCCACCGCGCTTCACATCTGCCcgtgggcagcagcagcagtagcaggcCGCCGCTGAGCCTCCGCCCAACACCATCGGCGACATCCACCTCTGCCGGCGCCAGTCCTGTGCTCCCCCTGGGCACCTTCGCGTCATCCGGCTTTGCGGACtcgctcgagcagcagctgtACGCGGTGCAGCAGCGCAACTCGCTCGACCACGAGAAGGACCAGCGCCCCGCTGCCGCCGCGAGCCCGACCGAGACGGAGTTCCAAGCGACGCCCATCGACGCCAGCTTTGGCGATCGCATCGACCAGCAACACTCCGGCAGAACCTCGTCTGATCTGCCAATCTTCCCGACGCAGCAGAGGAGTCGAAGCGGTACCGTCACGCGTGAGGACAAGCCCCTGCCCGCGCAGCCTGCACACGCCCACGAGCACAAGGACAGCGGCATGGACAAGTACACGCGGCAGGCGGGAGACAGCGCCTACGACAGTGACGCCGAGGCCGACGACGAATTTGAGCGCTCCGTATTCACATCGCCGAACGTGGGCACGCATTTTGACGAGCAGAGCGATCACCCTTCGGATTCCGAGGACGACCAGTCGCTGTTGGATGGCGAGGACACACCGACGACGCAAGGCTGGGCGGACAGAGATGGCAGGAGCCCAACTGGGAAGGTGACGCAGTGGAACGAGGAGGAAGTCGCGGACTACATAGCCGCGCTATCGCCAGCATTGAAACAGTATGGCCAGCAGTTTGTGGAGGAAGGCGTCAATGGCGAGGCTCTGATAGCTTTGGGGCATGACGAATTACGAGAACTAGGAGTGGCGAGTGTGGGACACAGACTCACGATACTCAAAGCCGTTTATGAGCAGAAAATGCGCGCGGGTGTGAAAATTGAAGAGGGGGATTACGTGCCACTTTCAGCGGAGGGAGAAAAGGCAGAGATGAACGCGACCCAGGATGATATTGCACGCATCATTGAGTCGCTCAGGCAACGTGACCAGCGCATTCAATCTGCAGAGGCGGAATTGAAGGCTATGCGGGACTACCTGGAACGAATATCAGATGAAAACAGGAAGCTGCGGGAAGAGACTTTGCCAATCATGAGATTAGTGAAGGACCAGAGGACACCATTACCGGACCCGGCCGGTGGCACGATTCCCTCGCCTCGCGAGACCGACCCTGCCAACAGGCTGATGGAGCAAATCCAGAACAAGGGCAGCTCGCTAAGTCGGAAATTCTCCACAAAGAAGCTGTTCCTGAATAAGGACGGCACCAAGCAGAACTCGCCTACGCACCCTCCACAGACTCGAGAAGTGAGAGACGATGGAGGAGGACATCTTGAGGCATCAGCAGCGGCAATGGCCGCAAGCAGTCATCTCACAGCGAGCATGACTAGTCAGGCCAGCCCGAATAGTATTCACGGCCAACAACTGAGTCCCACAAGTCCAGCTTACAGCACGCACCCACCCCCGAGCACAACCGCCCGATCGTTCCCTCAGCACAACCCACGCGCGTACAGTACCGATAACGATGCTTCGTACGCGAACAACCATTACAGCCAGGCCAGCACTCTCAACGAAGACTCTGGGAGGAGTCTACGGCAACAAGATCGCGCACGGCGACAAGCCCCGACACCCAGTccgcgagaagaagcaacGCCAGATGCTGGCAAAGACCGAGACAATCCGCAGGTTGAGATATTCAAGAGCTTCCGTGTGAGCATAGATGACCCTTGCCGAGTGGTTTTGCCTGTG GCTCTCAAGCGGTACAACATTACAGATGACTGGCGGCAGTACGCCCTGTATATTGTACACGGTGATCAAGAACGATGTCTGGGCTTGGAAGAGAAGCCACTACTCCTGTTTAAGCAACTGGACAAAGAGGGCAGAAAACCAATGTTTATGCTTCGACGTCATGCTTCGCCGCAGGAAGGGTGGAGCAACACTTCTGGGAGTGGCGCACCAGCGCATGCCCAGGAGCCGAAG CAAGTGCCAGGGGGAGTATTGTAA
- a CDS encoding uncharacterized protein (BUSCO:EOG09262DC1) translates to MSKRAAEDVEPQRLVAGDRPVAQTPLADGEEFEDEFEDEYESEDEIIEAGVDGRPDDEREAEEKAANAMDVDQQTFVPGRHKLEAGQTLAPDLSVYEMLHTLEPTWPCLSFDIIKDNLGDNRKSYPATAYAVAGTQAAHDRAKENQIMVMKLSGLSRNDKFQNIDSDDEDSDDDEFSDPVLETKSIPLTSTTNRIRAHQSPQASASTPPTTITAAMQESGEVLIHDITPHLRSFDEPGFMLPTNANKALSTIRAHKRNEGYALDWSPLIPAGKLLTGDSAGQIFATTRTDGGGFVTDTNPYTGHTGSVEELQWSPTERNVFASASSDGTVKIWDARSKSRKHAVSVKVSESDANVLSWSHQTAHLLASGHDDGTWSVWDLRQWKSPEAAKTSKPVAHFAFHLGQITSVEWHPTDDSVVAVCGGDDNVTLWDLAVELDDEESKFTADAKDVPPQLLFNHYSKGVKEAHWHPQIPGTLMSTGESGFGVFKTISV, encoded by the coding sequence ATGTCAAAGCGCGCTGCCGAAGATGTCGAGCCGCAGCGGCTGGTCGCTGGCGACCGTCCCGTTGCCCAGACGCCACTGGCCGATGGAGAGGAGTTCGAAGACGAATTCGAGGATGAGTATGAGAGCGAGGACGAGATTATCGAAGCTGGTGTCGATGGAAGACCCGATGACGAGCGTGAGGCTGAAGAGAAGGCTGCCAATGCCATGGACGTCGACCAGCAGACCTTCGTTCCGGGACGACATAAATTAGAAGCTGGACAGACACTGGCGCCGGATCTATCAGTGTACGAGATGCTGCACACATTGGAGCCGACCTGGCCATGTCTGTCATTCGACATCATCAAGGACAACCTCGGCGACAATCGAAAATCCTACCCAGCTACAGCCTACGCAGTCGCAGGCACGCAAGCAGCACACGATCGTGCCAAGGAGAATCAAATCATGGTTATGAAGCTCTCTGGTCTATCACGAAACGACAAATTCCAAAATATCGAttctgatgatgaggattctgacgacgatgagtttTCCGATCCAGTCCTGGAGACCAAATCTATTCCCCTCACATCGACGACAAATCGTATCCGGGCCCATCAATCACCCCAGGCCAGCGCCTCCACACCACCAACgaccatcaccgccgccatgcAGGAATCTGGTGAAGTACTGATCCATGATATAACTCCTCATCTCCGCTCCTTTGACGAGCCCGGCTTCATGCTCCCCACAAATGCCAACAAAGCTTTGTCGACCATTCGAGCTCACAAACGAAACGAAGGATATGCCCTTGACTGGTCACCCCTGATTCCTGCTGGAAAGCTGCTCACCGGCGACAGCGCGGGACAGATCTTTGCCACCACTCGCACTGACGGTGGCGGCTTCGTCACAGACACCAACCCATACACAGGCCACACTGGCTCCGTCGAGGAACTCCAATGGTCACCCACAGAACGCAACGTTTTCGCCTCGGCCTCCAGCGATGGCACAGTGAAGATCTGGGATGCTCGAAGTAAATCTCGAAAGCACGCGGTGTCCGTCAAGGTCTCCGAAAGTGATGCCAATGTTCTCTCCTGGTCGCATCAAACAGCTCATCTCCTTGCCAGTGGCCATGATGATGGAACATGGTCAGTCTGGGATCTCCGGCAATGGAAGTCGCCCGAAGCGGCTAAGACATCGAAACCAGTCGCGCATTTCGCATTTCACCTGGGGCAAATCACCAGCGTGGAATGGCATCCTACAGACGATTCCGTGGTCGCAGTATGCGGCGGCGATGACAACGTGACGTTGTGGGATCTGGCTGTGGAGCTGGATGACGAGGAAAGCAAGTTCACAGCTGATGCAAAGGATGTGCCACCACAGCTGCTTTTCAACCACTACTCGAAAGGAGTCAAGGAAGCTCACTGGCACCCACAAATACCTGGGACATTGATGAGCACAGGTGAGAGTGGTTTCGGCGTTTTCAAGACTATCAGCGTTTGA
- the SPG1 gene encoding septum-promoting GTP-binding protein 1 (BUSCO:EOG092644X6), whose product MDVEAEGDKQPPPPTSLDDAPMHTITAHQLPAPDNDGRPRTSYSDTGFSRPYSQSADNTPDHLQNGNGLSRPSSTQSQGQFGADGQRQQAQKNSSVVIKVGMVGDAQIGKTSLMVKYVEGSWDEDYIQTLGVNFMEKTISIRNTEITFSIWDLGGQREFVNMLPLVCNDAVAILFMFDLTRKSTLNSIKEWYRQGRGFNKTAIPFLVGTKYDHFVNFPREEQEEISQQAKRFAKAMKASLIFSSTSHSINVQKIFKIVLSKAFDLRCTIPEIENVGEPLLIYQST is encoded by the exons ATGGACGTCGAAGCCGAGGGCGACAagcagccgccgccgcccaccAGCCTCGACGACGCTCCCATGCACACCATCACCGCCCACCAGCTACCCGCTCCCGACAACGATGGCCGCCCGCGGACCTCATACTCCGACACGGGCTTCTCCCGGCCCTACTCCCAGTCGGCAGACAACACGCCTGACCACCTGCAGAACGGCAATGGCCTGAGCAGGCCGTCGTCCACCCAGAGCCAGGGTCAATTCGGCGCCGATggccagcggcagcaagCTCAGAAGAACTCGTCAGTGGTCATCAAAGTCGGCATGGTGGGCGACGCGCAGATCGGCAAGACCAGTCTCATGGTCAAGTACGTCGAGGGGAGCTGGGACGAGGACTACATACAAACCCTGG GCGTCAACTTCATGGAGAAGACAATATCGATACGCAATACCGAGATCACATTCTCAATATGGGATTTGGGCGGTCAACGCGAATTCGTCAACATGCTCCCGCTCGTCTGCAACGATGCAGTAGCCATATTATTCATGTTTGACCTCACGCGGAAGTCGACTCTCAACAGCATCAAAGAGTGGTACCGACAGGGACGCGGCTTCAACAAGACCGCTATCCCATTCCTAGTCGGTACCAAATACGATCACTTCGTGAACTTCCCTCGagaggagcaagaagagatcTCACAACAGGCCAAGCGATTCGCAAAGGCCATGAAAGCCAGCTTGATCTTTTCGAGCACAAGTCACAGCATCAATGTGCAGAAG ATCTTCAAAATCGTGCTATCCAAAGCGTTCGACTTGCGATGCACAATACCCGAAATCGAGAACGTGGGAGAGCCACTCTTGATATACCAGAGCACGTAG